The Bombina bombina isolate aBomBom1 chromosome 9, aBomBom1.pri, whole genome shotgun sequence sequence tgtaatcttttttttattttttgtaatttagtgttttttttgtaatttagtttatttaatttaattgtattttagtttagatatttgtaatttatttaatttatttatagtgtaggtgtatttgtaacttaggttaggatttattttacaggtaaattggtaattattttaactaggtagctattaaatagttattaactatttaatagctattgtacctagttaaaataaataccaagtgggggggcggagccaactacctaaaTGGCCGGTCGCATGTTGTAAGAGCTCTGACTCTAAATTTTGAACTTTGGAGTTATACCATGATCTAAGGTGTGATTTTACTGCAAGACAGGGATCATCTACATGTTTTATCCATAACGCTTCTTGCTAATCAAGCCTGGGCGCCTACATACTTAATTTAACCCTGACTTAAGCCTTGCAGTGTGGCCCAGAAGATACTGTCTGATGGCGCAGGTGTTGAAAATTTTGCAGCGGTGCCGGTGAAGCTGGCAGTTTATTTGAGTCGCATAACAGCTTTTAAATGTACCCAGCTTATTGAACTGGTCTGTTGAGACAGCCTCAGAAGCCATATCATTAGCAGCACTGCTGGTCTCCCTGCAggaaaaaagaaggcatgtaaaatCTGTATATCCAAGATGGCGGCGGCCGCGGATTGGGAGGTAATAGCTCTGAGCTACATCGAGGCCTCCTACCGGTTTCTAGAAACTCAGCTGTCCAGGATCTCTGCTAAACCAACCTCTGCGTATGTTACCCCTACTCTGGTGGGTCCTGGACAGGAAATATTTAAATCGAGAGGCGGCTTGTTTAACGCAGATGCCGATACTAATGACTCCAGGGCGGAGGCTCCGCTTTATAATATTGAGCCGCATCAGAAGACTCAGGTCCGAAGATGGAAGAATGTGAGTTGCCGCGGGCCCTGCCTACCGCTTGCTTTCGCACCATCTCTGATAGCCGAGAAAGAGTTAGCTATTACTTCACAGGCGACAAGACAACCAGCTGCCGCCGGCAAAGAGATTTTGTCTTCCAATTCATGGCGCTTCAAGATTTACAAGCTGGTGAGGATCAGTCAAGGACTACAGCATCATAAATGTAACAGACCATTAGTGCACTGTACTTTTCCCAATAGCTTTCCCACATCTAGTATTATTAACATTGCAAACAGGAACGATGGTGTGGGTTAGTGGACATGGCTATACCTTATAATGGCGGCCCGGCTTGCAGTTTCTGGAGCTGAGCAGCTGTTCATATATTGCAGCTGCGGGGACTTGCATCTCTGCTTTCGCCCCTTAAGCCCTCAGGAGCTGACCCATAGTATAACACCATTTCCTTGTGGTTTCAAGATGTCTTAAAAGATTATTGCTATAAGTTTACAGGACTGCTCTCCCTTTTCACTGGCTAGACATGAATATAATGTTTGGCAGTGGGTTTATATATCCTGGTCGTTATTGTAATCTATAAATATGCTTTGCTCTGTTATCACACTCGCTAATTAAGTTATTCTATGTGATGCAAACAATATTTGTAAACGCTAGTGACAGATAGGGATGAGAAGGCTTTTCTAACACAGGGTCCAACACCTTTTCCATATAGTGCAGTTTTATGTCTCAGGTGCCCACAGCGTATCTGCGCCTATGAGGATACTGATGgcaattaaatgtaatattatccCAATGCACTCCCGTGTATATTTTAGTACCACTAGTTTTCCACCCCTTCTagctaaacagaatttaaacatttttacattctTTATATATGCTTAGTCTAGATTGAGTCTGTTTACATGacatcttgctgccagcggccggggcagcgtgaTGCCTATATGGTACAAATAAATAGTCTCATAGCATAGTTTTGAACATAGTTTCACACCATAATGTAAATTGCTGTATGTAGTTATTGCTCTTATCCTCTGTTTCATGTTAAAGTTATGTACATGTTTTCAGTATTCTGCCTACAATTGTTGTATAAAAGTGACTAATCCAGTGGTCTCACTGCCAATCTTGTTTGGGAGTACAAGCGGAGGCGCTGCAACTGTATCACTTCCTAATATCTACCTTACAGGAGGACCTTcagtactccaggatgacctgttTCCTAACGCAGGCTGGACCTGCGATTGTAATTAGATGTACAATTTCTCATCCCTATATTTAGCTCTAGTTATGCATCCTCCCTGCTACCCATACAATATTGGACCCTCAGGTTTTAGCGAACTGAATATAACCTGCACTCATATTCAATAAGTCTACCGTATAGATGTAATGCTTAGCTCTATTGCAATTTGCTTATTCTAAGTCAGGATACAATGGCTTTTCTCACCCTTTTTTTTAGCATTGTGCGATTAACTGTTATGTCTCACTTAATACTTAACCTCCCACCTCCTCCCCGCCCTCATATAAAtatacccccccctttttttcttgggGAGGGATAACTACGCGGTCTCTCTTACCTATACCGCAACCTAAATATCCTATCATACTCAGTCTCCATACTATATCAACCTCCTTCATTAGAAGGACTAACTATGTGGTTTTTCCCATTTGCTacataacatttttcttttccattattacTAGCCTTATTACAGTCTCTAAGCCCATATAAACATTTGCATATTTCATACCTTATCTATATGCTAGAAGAGAATCCCTTTTGTACAGCATTTCCCATCCTATAGGGCCCAAGGCCCCATGGTTACTACCATGTTATTACTACTTATATTTAGAGAAAAAGTTAGAAAGAGGTTCTCCATTTGGGGTCCTTGAGTGACCCTGTCGCATCACTGCCTACCTACTTTATACTATGTGGACAGTGCATTTAATACGTACTttgtcgtatttttttttttttttgtactgtattTCTGAGCGATTTCTTTAGGCAGTGTACACTGTGTTATGTATTTTCCTTGTTATTACGTGTTAACATTTACTGTTTGTATACatgaaaaagaacctcaataaaaatttatttaaaaaaaaataaaaaaataaaatataaataataggataccaaaccagcgcaaaattcagcgtcgccggcatttgcgggcgacgctgcatatcggatcgggccccagagcggtaaaaaaataaagctaaacttTGGTTCCGAATACTTGGTTCCCACtgacattgcgcatgcgcgaaacaatTAATGCGCGCTACAGGGTTTTGATCGGTGAGCAATTTTCTATTGGACTATTGAAAATAAGAGAATGGGTGACGTATTGGGTGGGCGGATCGGAGCGGCCATATCTAACGGTCATATTATAACTTTTCATTGAGCATAACTCGGGATGTGTACAAGACTCGATACAGTTGCAGGGGTGAGCAAAATACATTGTGACATTATCTAACAGATGGATTGCGGTTGTtctaagtgtagactgtccctttaataagggtcgTATCGCTGTAGCAAATAAAATCACTTCTGCAAAATGCAAATGATGGCATAAATTATTCAAAATATCGTCAAGAATATAATATTTCTAAAAACAATTATTCTCACACTGGTGTGTTTAGACCATCTGATATGCCTAGGTGAGTATGCGCAAAAAGAAAAATGTCCACCGAACAACAAACACAGAGCAGGAATTTAAATAGTCAATTAATGCATTTCAGCTGTTCTCGGTTATTTTAACGGTTGATACAGTGTACCTTGCACCTCAAACCGAGGTGTATAAGTAAATGTTACAATGTTGCTCGTCACGGCGGTCCTGTCCGCGTCTAGAAGGAGAAATGGTTGCGATTCCTGACGGTATGCCGAGAGGagctacatctgaatcatgaaagaaaaatgttgcgtttcatgtccctttaagtaagataatACTATATTTCCCAGATATAGCAGTCTAATTTTTTGTATTGCATTGTTTTGCTTTCAGGGACAGGGGTGCACTTTTAACACCAACACAACCTTCAGAAGCTGGCAGCCCCTGCACATTGTCATTGAGTTGTGTTTTACAAAAAAAAGATCGGATACTGAGTCTTAGTATCTACAGCCAAGCAAGAACTATTGAAGTTTACAGTGTGGTGGGGCAGGATGAGGAGTATTTGGGTACTAGCAGGGGAGAAAGGTTTTCTATATGCGAGAAGGATATTTCTGTTACATTGTACAAAACATGTCTCAAGTTGGAAACTCCAGTACTATCATGCAAAATTAAGGTGAGTGTTTTCATTATAAAGTTTACTGCTTTcatgtgttaaaggaacagtctagtcaaaattaaactttcatgattctgatagggcatgcaattttaaacaaaattctaatttacttttatcatcaaatttgctttgctctcttggtattctttgtggaaagctaaacctaggtaggctcatatgctaatttctaagccgttgaaatgcctcttatctcagtgcattttaacagtttttgacagttagacactgctagttcatgtgtttaatttagataacattgtgctcactcccatggagttatttaagagtcaacactggctaaaatgcaagtctgtcaaaagaactgtgataggggggcagtctgcagaggtttttgatacaaggtaatcacagagataaaaagtatattaatataactttgttggtattcaaaacaggggaatgggtaatatagggataatcaatctttttaaacaattacaattctggagtagacggttCCTTTTTTTATCTTGCTTGATGTCACTTGTATGTTGCTTTCAGAAAGTCAAAGACAACACAGAACTGTGTTGAGAAAAAGATAATATAATTGAAATGGACATTGAACCCTCATAAATCATAATATGTATTCAAGTCAACAGGCTGCATTTACTTgaaaatagtttattaaatagacATTTCTTTGCATTTTAAAGATAGtgttccaaaatatatattttttatggatcTGTGCtgaatacaaatacatttattttgcacTGTTACTTTCAATATGATCTATTTAAAACCACTTTAATTTATGTTTTGTGTGCAAAAATATGTTAATGTTTGAGTGTGGCTTTTTAATATGTGCTATATAATtgctaattataaaataaaaatgagtgtcAGTATAATATAACGTGGCTTCCATCCAGTTTGACATTTAATGACCACCCCTTGATATAAACATTTTGAGCACTCTTGATCTGATGCATTAAACTGAGCACTTCACAGTGCACAAGTGATTGCTTCAAAgtgttggcttaaagggacaatttcatacacctccctctagttatgggtgttgccattttggaacctaggtttcgcTGCagctatctgaaggagagttgctgcacgtgTGCAAACAGGTCAACCCTGGAATATAGTGAAAGCCAAACGTCAACATTATGGCAGCCATGACTAGAttgaggcagggaataacctcaatactatgcgtatacaatatatttattgtataatgcccctttaacattgATACTATTCTCAGAGTGATATAAGTGTTTATTGCTGTACAAATcttacattttgtttattttatcagAATTCCATccactaaactgcactgtttttGTTTTAATCTGCAGCGGTGTTATTCCTTTGTGTGGATATTTTCAGTTGTGTCAAATATTTTGAGATAAAGAGCAGTTCAGATTTTTTTTCCTGGCTTGCAGGGCTGGTGAACACATTTTAGAACTTCCATTAATTAAAACAAGAACAcctcttgctatatatatatatatatatatatatatatatatatatatatatatatatatatatatatatatatatatatatatataatcattttaaatGAGCAAGATAAGTGCTACAAACCTATGTATATTTACAGCCCCTGAAACATATAAATTGGACCCACACAAAGTGCAGTGAAGAGGAGAACTTGTGTGTGTTGCAGATGAGGAAGTGTAGCGGAGTAGTGCAATCTGGGGAGTGTGGGGACCAGATTGAAAGCACTAGACGTTATAGCCCTATGCCTAAAGTTGGATATTCACATTTATCTTTGTTTTGATTTCCTCTCATGCATATCCTATGGTTTGTTTTTTATGTTAATCAGCTTCTCTCCCTTGGTGGGAAAAATTCTGTCTTCTTGAGCAAGATTTCCGTGCAGGTGACACTAGTCCACGAAAGGGCTCCCCAGCCTTCCCCAATGCTGAACTCTTCTATTAATATGGATCGAGTGCAGAGTATAATGGACAGCATGGGCGGCAAACTTTCACCTGGTGCAGAACAGCTGATGAGTATGGTGCGCTCTCAGCAGAAGGTGAGTGTAATTAACTTGATTGTAACACACCTGCATGTTCCATAGGGATTTAAAGAGAGATACAGGTTACAACAGGGTTATAGTTTTGGGACTAGTATGGACATGAGCCAAGGTTCACTGAGGAAACTGCTGGGCATGAATTAGGGAGAGGCAGGAATGATCAAAATCAGTCTTATTATAGCCCTTGTGACTTTAAGGGGCTATTGGATACATTGTAAGGTATAAGGAAAAAAATAAGATTAGTTACCAATCAGTGGTCTGGATTCCAATCCATCTGAATGGTCTTTCCAGTATATTAAAGGGtcgttaaacactttgagatggtaatatcgaatgataaactgtatatataaaaaatatctctGCAATATTCTTGCATcatatattttgtccccttttactgtaattccattttgaaattgcaagcttttaagttcctgttagaaatgaaagtgcagaacacatcagagaaagaaacctaagttacaagatggcagctcccattgctttatagacccTAAaagtttatacttattttgtcaatatttaaacatgtaATGCAACTTTAagaaaataaatctacattttattattagattaatcttttctttaaatgcatctttctatctagcatttatttattgtttactgtccctttaaatggtttaccACAGAGTCTAAACTAATGCAATTTATTTGCCAACCCCACAATAACCCATATCGCTAAACTTTTTCTAATCCACTTGACCCAGTAAGCAGCCCCTATTACTTGCTTTTTATCACAGGATTTACATAACAACTTGTTGAAAACATTTTGCATCTGATTCTTGACCATTTGCGTAGTTTTTTGTTAAGGTTGTTGCAGATGCTCATTTCACGCTTATATCTCTTTATTTAGTAaaacgtgaaataaaaataaagctcaaATCACATTTTTAAACTTTGGAACATGAAccctatttaaatataataatgtaaCTGTCCATTTATGATTGCATTCATGTATTTGGGGGATACAATTGTAATTATAAAATTAATGAACACTACATGAAATTATGTATTGCACAAGTCCTGAATTAACTTTCTGGGTTAAATGAAAGAAATGCATTCAAATATATTAGGTATTCCTCATCCGTATCAAATTAATTGAGAGAACCCATTTGCAAGTCttatgttttaatttctttttttgtgtgtgttttactgctctggagcaaaaaaaaaattacgtAAACCCCTAaatactggaaaaaaaaaattccttatcGATTCCGGGATTTCTGTCTAACTGTTTGGAATAACTTATATATAAAACTCAACAAAAACAcccgagcatttttttttttttttactgatgtttgtcaaaaaagattaaataaatgattaaaaggacagtattcaccaattttgcatgtaatagacgctactatcaagaataatatacacagatactgatataaaaatccagtataaaaccgtttaaaaactcacttagaagcttccagtttagctctgtttaaaaggttactggaacacccactgcaagtgggaaatatcagacactccccctcccccctcctttacatatgaaaagaccctttacacaaacagaagcaagctggagtaggtattctcctaaaactttggggcttgattaggaatcttaaaatcagagcaatgctatttaaaaataagcaaaactatcaatttaaaaaaaaactaaaactttatgagctatataaatatatcagatacaaaacatgtatgcaaagaaaaaacgagtgtataatgtccctttaatttgtgttttCCCTCTTTAGCATCAGGCTCCCTTTGGAGCTCATTTACTGCAGCTTTTTGGAGGGCTTGATCGAGCGGTTGACCGTGAGCTGCAGAAAGAGAGGGTTCCAGACATGACCACCAAAGCTCTTGATATTGCTGATGGAACTTCGCAAAGTCAGATACAATTAAATTCTAGTGCATCCCCTCAAAATCATGGCACCCCAGACTGTGACCTGAAGACCGTGTTTTCTTCATTCTTGCACAAGCAAATGAATACCATGGCTTATGCACCAAATCACAACTCCTTACCTCAGCTGCTACAGAATCTGCATTTAGAAAAGGACTTTCCTCtgagaaaggaaagagaaaatgGCGCAGAGTCTTATCAGACATCAAGGTGAGACACACAGTGACCTAATgtttaaacacacacactta is a genomic window containing:
- the C9H10orf88 gene encoding ATPase PAAT, translating into MSTSMSSGGCPQTPVICTSSWLCDNELESILDVAYSDTVIGKDDHPIRDRGALLTPTQPSEAGSPCTLSLSCVLQKKDRILSLSIYSQARTIEVYSVVGQDEEYLGTSRGERFSICEKDISVTLYKTCLKLETPVLSCKIKLLSLGGKNSVFLSKISVQVTLVHERAPQPSPMLNSSINMDRVQSIMDSMGGKLSPGAEQLMSMVRSQQKHQAPFGAHLLQLFGGLDRAVDRELQKERVPDMTTKALDIADGTSQSQIQLNSSASPQNHGTPDCDLKTVFSSFLHKQMNTMAYAPNHNSLPQLLQNLHLEKDFPLRKERENGAESYQTSREENMVGTLEKLMSVHMERMERTLMDHIDQKMKSLQDHLDSRLNFIINAIHSSSSGSLSLTTAENLTNKLSDHKGEEHPYCNGLPSNCFSDLSTLS